In the genome of Criblamydia sequanensis CRIB-18, one region contains:
- a CDS encoding type I restriction endonuclease subunit R has product MTTDTSEKGLEDLIFNYLTQQAGYEAGNNQDFDREHAFDLAKLSAFIRNTQPKVYEDLGLLEEGPRKTQFLNRLQGEIAKRGVVDVLRNGIKHQSHSIDLYYVTPTESNVKANELYGANIFSVTRQLRYSRAETMLSLDLALFINGLPVMTFELKNKLTKQTVSDAVQQYCKDRDPRELLFQFGRCAVHFAVDDHEVRMCTHLKGKASWFLPFNKGYNAGAGNPPNPDGIATDYLWKEILAKTSLSNILENYAQIIEEKDDRGRKKQKQLFPRYHQLDVVRKLLSDGPQSGVGKRYLIQHSAGSGKSNSIAWLAHQLIELTQGGQALFDSVVVVTDRRVLDKQIRDTIKHFAQVSATVGHAERSGDLRQFLKGGKKIIITTVQKFPFILKEIGDDHRKSHFAIIIDEAHSSQGGRTAAKMNMALSKTDSESDEEETVEDQINKIMESKKMLSNASYFAFTATPKNKTLEIFGEPFKEGDITKFRPFHSYTMKQAIEEGFILDVLKNYTPVESYYLLAKKLEGDPLYDSKRVQKKLRKYVESHSHAIREKAEIMIDHFHEQVIGQRKMNGQARAMVATGTIERAIQYYFAFKDYLKEIKSPYQPIVAFSGEPEYPPQSGSKVSEATLNQFPSKDITDKIQEDPYRFLIVAEKFQTGYDEPLLHTMYVDKKLSGIKAVQTLSRLNRAHPSKYDTFVLDFSNDSDTIKESFADFYRTTLLSEETDPNKLHDLQGDLDRAQVYSIEQIEDLVTKYISGADRDKLDPILDQCVAIYQSDLDEDNQVDFKSKAKAFVRTYGFLSSILPYSNTSWEKLAIFLNFLLPKLPAPKEEDLSRGILDAIDMDSYRVEVKSALKITLPDENAEIEPVPTRAGGRKAEPEIDHLSNILKTFNDLFGSIEWKDGDKIRKIIAEELPAKVSANLKYQNAIKNSDMQNARIEHDQALQHAMGDLLYDHTELFKQFSDNPYFKKWLSDTIFGATYNEKGKQNEKRAL; this is encoded by the coding sequence ATGACGACTGATACGAGCGAGAAAGGTCTCGAAGATCTCATCTTCAACTACTTGACCCAGCAGGCCGGATATGAGGCTGGCAACAATCAAGATTTCGATCGCGAACACGCTTTTGATTTGGCGAAGCTATCGGCCTTTATCCGTAATACTCAACCGAAGGTATATGAAGACCTGGGTCTTCTTGAAGAAGGGCCGCGAAAAACGCAGTTTTTGAATCGTTTGCAAGGAGAGATTGCCAAGCGTGGGGTTGTCGATGTTTTAAGAAATGGAATTAAACATCAATCTCATTCTATTGATCTTTATTATGTTACTCCTACTGAAAGCAATGTGAAGGCAAACGAGCTATATGGCGCAAATATTTTTAGCGTCACGCGCCAGCTTCGTTATAGCCGAGCTGAAACAATGCTTTCTCTTGATCTCGCCCTCTTTATCAATGGATTGCCGGTGATGACCTTTGAGCTTAAAAACAAGCTCACCAAACAGACGGTAAGCGATGCAGTACAACAATACTGTAAAGACCGCGACCCTCGGGAACTTCTCTTTCAATTTGGGCGATGCGCCGTACATTTTGCAGTTGATGATCATGAAGTGCGTATGTGCACTCATCTTAAGGGCAAAGCTTCGTGGTTCCTCCCATTCAATAAGGGCTATAACGCAGGAGCTGGCAATCCTCCAAACCCCGATGGCATTGCAACGGACTACCTTTGGAAAGAAATTTTAGCCAAAACATCGCTCTCTAATATTCTTGAAAATTATGCGCAGATTATCGAAGAAAAAGACGATAGAGGACGCAAGAAACAAAAGCAACTCTTCCCCCGATACCATCAACTTGATGTGGTAAGAAAGTTGCTAAGCGATGGTCCTCAATCTGGAGTCGGAAAACGCTATCTTATTCAACATTCTGCCGGAAGCGGAAAGAGTAACTCCATTGCTTGGTTGGCGCATCAACTAATCGAATTAACTCAGGGAGGACAAGCCCTCTTTGATAGCGTTGTCGTAGTTACCGATAGAAGAGTGCTCGATAAGCAAATTCGCGACACGATCAAGCATTTCGCTCAGGTATCTGCAACAGTCGGACATGCGGAACGATCTGGCGACCTTCGACAATTCCTGAAGGGCGGCAAGAAGATCATTATTACAACAGTCCAAAAGTTCCCCTTTATCTTAAAAGAAATCGGTGATGATCACCGAAAATCCCATTTTGCAATCATTATCGATGAAGCACACTCGAGCCAGGGCGGAAGAACGGCTGCTAAAATGAATATGGCTCTTTCTAAAACTGACTCCGAATCCGATGAAGAAGAGACCGTTGAAGATCAAATCAACAAAATCATGGAGAGCAAGAAGATGCTCTCCAACGCGAGTTATTTTGCCTTTACCGCTACCCCAAAGAATAAAACTCTTGAGATATTCGGAGAGCCATTTAAAGAGGGAGATATAACAAAGTTTCGCCCCTTCCATTCCTACACAATGAAACAAGCAATCGAAGAAGGGTTTATTCTCGATGTGCTTAAGAACTATACGCCCGTTGAAAGTTACTACCTTCTAGCTAAAAAACTAGAGGGAGACCCTCTCTACGACTCCAAAAGAGTCCAAAAGAAGCTCCGTAAATATGTAGAATCGCACAGTCACGCCATTCGCGAAAAAGCCGAGATCATGATCGACCACTTTCATGAACAGGTTATTGGTCAACGAAAAATGAATGGACAAGCGCGGGCGATGGTAGCTACTGGAACAATCGAAAGAGCTATTCAGTATTACTTTGCCTTCAAGGACTATTTAAAGGAAATCAAGAGTCCCTATCAACCTATCGTTGCCTTTTCAGGTGAGCCAGAGTATCCACCACAAAGTGGTAGCAAAGTTTCCGAGGCGACTCTTAATCAGTTTCCCAGCAAAGATATCACCGATAAAATCCAAGAAGATCCCTACCGTTTCCTTATTGTAGCTGAAAAGTTTCAGACTGGCTATGACGAGCCGCTTCTGCATACAATGTATGTGGATAAAAAATTGTCCGGGATTAAAGCCGTTCAAACACTTTCGCGTCTCAATCGAGCGCATCCATCTAAATATGACACCTTCGTTCTCGACTTCAGTAACGATTCAGACACCATTAAAGAATCTTTTGCTGACTTCTACAGAACAACTTTACTAAGCGAAGAGACCGACCCTAATAAACTGCACGATCTTCAAGGGGACTTAGACAGAGCACAAGTATACTCAATCGAGCAAATCGAGGATTTGGTGACAAAATATATTTCTGGTGCTGACCGCGACAAGCTCGATCCCATTCTTGATCAGTGCGTTGCCATCTACCAATCGGATCTTGATGAGGACAATCAAGTTGATTTCAAGAGCAAGGCTAAAGCATTCGTTCGCACATATGGCTTCCTCTCTTCGATTTTGCCTTATTCCAATACCTCATGGGAAAAGCTTGCCATCTTTTTAAATTTTTTGCTACCCAAGCTTCCCGCGCCAAAAGAAGAAGATCTCTCAAGGGGAATCTTGGATGCAATCGACATGGATAGCTATCGAGTCGAAGTTAAGTCCGCTCTCAAAATTACCTTACCCGATGAAAATGCCGAGATTGAACCTGTGCCAACCCGCGCAGGAGGTAGAAAAGCAGAGCCTGAAATCGATCACTTGAGCAATATCCTCAAAACATTTAATGACCTCTTTGGAAGCATCGAATGGAAAGATGGTGATAAGATTCGCAAAATTATCGCTGAAGAACTTCCTGCCAAAGTCAGTGCCAACCTTAAGTACCAAAATGCAATAAAGAACAGCGATATGCAAAACGCCCGAATCGAACATGACCAAGCTTTGCAACATGCCATGGGCGATCTCTTGTATGATCACACCGAACTATTCAAGCAATTCAGCGACAACCCCTACTTTAAAAAGTGGCTATCAGACACCATTTTTGGAGCGACATATAATGAGAAGGGTAAACAAAATGAAAAACGCGCTCTCTGA
- a CDS encoding addiction module antidote protein, giving the protein MGRSRIYQDFLIEQLKDHDEAVAYLNAALEESLKGDKESQQVFLLALRNVAEAQGGIGALAKKAHFGRESLYKTLSSSGNPKWHTLVSLCVAMGLNLRLS; this is encoded by the coding sequence ATGGGAAGAAGTAGAATATATCAAGATTTCCTCATAGAGCAGCTCAAGGATCACGATGAGGCAGTTGCCTATCTAAATGCCGCTCTGGAAGAAAGCCTTAAAGGCGATAAGGAGTCTCAACAAGTTTTCTTACTCGCCCTCCGCAATGTTGCAGAAGCACAAGGCGGCATCGGCGCTCTAGCAAAAAAAGCCCACTTCGGCCGAGAAAGCCTTTATAAGACCCTTTCAAGCTCAGGAAATCCTAAATGGCATACATTGGTGTCTCTTTGTGTCGCTATGGGGTTGAACTTGAGATTAAGTTAA
- a CDS encoding type 1 glutamine amidotransferase domain-containing protein, producing the protein MNILMVMTSHDQLGNTGQKTGIWLEEFAAPYFVFRDAGVNLTLASPKGGQPPIDPKSDLPENQTPAMTRYKKDNVAQKAFSHTAKLADMRAQDFDTVYYPGGHGPMWDLAESSTSIALLESFYNSGKFIALVCHAPGVLHRVTFEGKPLVKGKRVTGFTNSEEEQVHLTKVVPFLVEDELKRLGGHFEKAPDWESFVVVDGHLITGQNPASSEAVAQTLLKSLSGAEKK; encoded by the coding sequence ATGAATATATTGATGGTTATGACTTCCCACGATCAACTGGGTAATACAGGGCAAAAGACCGGCATTTGGTTAGAAGAATTCGCGGCTCCATATTTTGTATTTCGAGATGCCGGAGTTAACTTAACCTTAGCGTCCCCTAAAGGTGGACAGCCTCCGATCGATCCAAAGAGTGATCTACCTGAAAATCAGACACCTGCAATGACTCGATATAAAAAAGACAATGTTGCCCAAAAAGCCTTTTCTCACACAGCTAAACTGGCTGACATGCGGGCGCAAGATTTCGATACGGTATACTATCCCGGCGGTCATGGGCCCATGTGGGATCTTGCAGAAAGTTCTACATCGATCGCACTTCTTGAGTCTTTCTATAATTCTGGTAAATTTATTGCGTTAGTATGCCATGCACCAGGTGTCCTACATCGGGTAACATTCGAAGGGAAGCCTCTTGTAAAAGGTAAACGTGTAACTGGTTTTACAAATAGTGAAGAAGAGCAAGTACATCTTACTAAGGTGGTACCATTCCTCGTCGAGGATGAGCTAAAACGTTTAGGGGGACATTTTGAAAAAGCACCCGATTGGGAAAGTTTTGTAGTTGTTGACGGTCACCTAATCACCGGCCAAAATCCTGCATCTTCCGAGGCTGTTGCGCAAACATTGCTCAAATCACTCTCTGGAGCAGAAAAAAAATAG
- a CDS encoding SDR family NAD(P)-dependent oxidoreductase, giving the protein MKKWVFMNANTNEKPVAIVTGASSGIGLKITQSLLENGYCVVANSRTISKSKDLKPSEDLVLMDGDISKKGAAIKVVDAAMKHYGRIDLLVNCAGIYISKPFTEYTSEDFETMIGTNIAGYFFVTQQVIAQMRKQQSGHVVSISTVLVDQPLAGAHIALPVLTKSTIPAFSRALAMEYVTDGIRFNTISPGVVDTPMHAKDDHELLKKLHPIKRLVQISEIVDALHYLQSARMVNGENIRIDGGAHAGAKW; this is encoded by the coding sequence ATGAAAAAATGGGTTTTTATGAACGCAAACACCAATGAAAAACCAGTAGCTATCGTCACGGGTGCCTCAAGTGGCATTGGATTGAAGATAACTCAATCTCTTCTCGAAAATGGCTATTGTGTTGTCGCTAATTCACGAACGATCAGCAAATCAAAGGATTTAAAACCATCCGAGGATCTCGTCCTGATGGACGGCGATATTAGCAAAAAAGGGGCTGCCATAAAAGTGGTGGATGCGGCTATGAAACACTATGGCCGCATTGACCTTCTCGTCAACTGCGCGGGAATCTATATTTCTAAGCCATTCACGGAATATACGTCTGAGGATTTTGAAACGATGATCGGCACAAATATCGCAGGATATTTTTTCGTGACTCAGCAGGTTATAGCGCAAATGCGTAAACAGCAGTCCGGCCACGTCGTGAGCATATCGACGGTTTTGGTCGACCAACCATTGGCAGGCGCGCACATCGCGCTGCCCGTCCTCACCAAATCCACCATTCCGGCCTTCAGCCGAGCCTTGGCAATGGAATACGTGACTGACGGCATTCGATTCAATACGATCTCTCCCGGTGTCGTTGACACTCCGATGCACGCCAAAGACGACCACGAGTTACTAAAGAAACTCCACCCTATAAAACGACTGGTTCAAATTTCAGAAATAGTTGATGCTTTACACTATTTGCAATCGGCCCGCATGGTGAATGGTGAAAATATTCGAATTGATGGAGGGGCGCATGCTGGAGCAAAATGGTAA
- a CDS encoding RidA family protein codes for MLEQNGNKTVASSLSTRLKELKIELPSPPTPLGAYVESSDTGNLLFLSGTLPIVNQKLAVSGRLGKNLSVRDGQQAARIASLNALAIAKQHLVNLDRLKKLVKLTVLVVTTEQFTDHAAVADGASDLFVQIFGSKAGHVRLVYGVQSLPIGAPVVVDVIFEIEPTSQSLTKR; via the coding sequence ATGCTGGAGCAAAATGGTAATAAAACTGTCGCAAGCAGTCTAAGCACACGTCTTAAAGAGCTTAAGATCGAGCTTCCCTCTCCTCCTACACCATTAGGTGCTTACGTCGAGTCTTCAGACACAGGAAATTTGCTTTTCCTCAGCGGAACGCTTCCTATAGTGAATCAAAAGCTCGCAGTTTCTGGCCGTCTTGGAAAAAATCTTTCGGTCAGGGATGGTCAGCAAGCCGCGCGGATCGCTTCGCTCAATGCCTTGGCGATAGCAAAGCAGCATCTCGTCAATCTGGACCGGCTTAAAAAGCTCGTGAAGCTGACCGTACTTGTTGTTACAACAGAGCAGTTTACCGACCATGCTGCAGTTGCAGACGGAGCTTCAGATCTGTTTGTCCAAATTTTTGGATCAAAGGCTGGCCACGTTCGTTTGGTCTATGGAGTGCAAAGTTTGCCTATTGGCGCACCGGTGGTTGTTGACGTCATCTTTGAAATTGAGCCGACATCTCAATCGCTCACAAAAAGGTAA
- a CDS encoding alpha/beta fold hydrolase: MKLTVLITTYLMILMNTMNALEHEPVSYNTVRIENLNIFYREAGPKDAPVILLLHGVPTSSRMYQAMLESSLNTKYRLIAPDFPGFGHSSWPSPKEFNYTFDHLAEITEKFAAAMNLRCYILFLHDYGGPVGMRMAISHPEKVKAIIIQNAVSHEEGLSPLWVARRAFWQDRAANEAAFRKSFLSLDTTRSRHLGNSPHPEHIDPDTWTDEFYFLNQPEQADIQTDLFFDYQNNLKAYPIWQKWLRDHHPPLLVLWGRYDPSFIVAGAEAYRKDVKEAEIHILDAGHFALDEQAAEVISLTEAFLQKLSDRIQFCSKSR, from the coding sequence ATGAAACTAACTGTCCTAATAACCACCTATTTAATGATCCTTATGAACACTATGAATGCGCTCGAACACGAACCTGTGTCATACAACACAGTCCGAATAGAGAACTTAAATATCTTCTACCGGGAAGCGGGGCCTAAAGACGCTCCCGTCATTCTTCTACTTCATGGTGTACCGACATCATCTCGCATGTATCAGGCGATGTTGGAGTCGTCTCTGAATACAAAGTATCGCCTCATCGCTCCAGATTTTCCGGGCTTCGGGCACTCCTCCTGGCCAAGTCCAAAAGAATTTAACTACACCTTTGACCATCTTGCGGAGATCACCGAGAAATTTGCTGCAGCGATGAATCTACGCTGTTACATCCTTTTCCTACACGACTACGGCGGACCGGTTGGAATGCGCATGGCAATTAGCCACCCCGAGAAAGTCAAAGCCATTATAATCCAAAATGCGGTTTCCCACGAAGAAGGTTTGTCTCCGTTATGGGTAGCGCGTCGAGCATTCTGGCAAGATCGCGCGGCAAATGAAGCTGCGTTCCGCAAAAGTTTTCTCTCATTGGACACAACCCGCAGCCGGCACTTGGGCAACTCTCCACACCCTGAGCACATTGATCCTGACACTTGGACGGATGAGTTTTACTTTTTGAATCAGCCAGAGCAAGCGGACATTCAAACGGATCTGTTTTTTGATTACCAGAATAATTTAAAAGCTTATCCTATCTGGCAAAAATGGCTTCGAGACCATCATCCTCCCCTGTTGGTCTTATGGGGACGTTATGATCCCTCATTTATTGTTGCCGGCGCCGAAGCATATCGCAAGGACGTGAAAGAAGCTGAAATACACATTCTCGATGCTGGACATTTCGCCTTAGACGAGCAAGCCGCCGAAGTCATTAGTTTGACCGAAGCCTTTTTGCAGAAGCTCTCTGATCGCATTCAGTTTTGCAGTAAAAGCAGGTAA
- a CDS encoding autotransporter-associated beta strand repeat-containing protein → MIKRSFFLHCILPCLIAYSSTAHSEPITWVAENPNNDMNDSGNWNPDTIPDSDDNAIFNSTLPGIDTNPTESSAPFSVSTFNFPFNASIFHFNFNNQTLTFNGIGITGLNTNPTITVTNTNNSSFLGDLISFQGATGTSGSSIITSSNSGTLAGNQSGVSIGAINSNLHSNGAFIIDNGGNITASNTGNDSTIGTGNNGIANTGASQLKFDQSFIAGDDVTVSISNSGTFSGTNSVQGDAISIVNGSQFISSEEFQVGDNFNCEVQNTGNDSSLGVGLSNIAQINAAQMNLQTTGTVGDNCTISVSNTGINSSQTTSFPDFVGYLNDQQFFVGSTFQAGDNFSLTTSNTGTDTSNGYGAHQVAVINSNSGTTGNQILFQEGCALGEHATISAINNGVYSGTNTNGGSNVAGMNLQQIVIGDSTAPGSYAFVSGDNFSISASNSGIDSSNGAGGNAIGTVSSDQITFFTPVALSNQAIINIANGGNFSGNATNTYVNTGSVGGSQLNCVSSFSAQDNFTINVSNSGTNTGTGIGNYFIGDLIGGQQVKFQDNLTIGNNASITISNSGSNSSNTVANNQVGSLMGYGKQLLAQGQFQIGDDFLLEITNSGFDDSNGAGGNFVGFMNNNTVDNSASQFHLTNGGTFGDRASITLSNTGTYQGSNAASGNLVGVLSGQQLYSVSDFHAGNDFVLSVSNSGIDNTSGQDNNSVGTIGGSQLEFDGACVLGNNASIVLSNSGTNHDTTGNFNNIAVVNGTQMLADGNFTAGINLNISASNTSVNEGSSNNFVGYLTGSQLTFAQNCTLNDGSIISAFNSGTVGTSQIEFGQGFNLVSGQATIQAVNQGTLGAFGIDVQGSNAGGNAKIVLDNSSLNIGTILSTFTIAGLTGNSTSQVQSQPELIINTDSSTQTEFSGVIQNYPATSSTLMKTGAGIQKLSGVNTYTGLTRIEEGILVVNGSLAGDLQTSSLGTLKGNGTIAGTMTNSGFVSPGESIGTLTLGSFINNNGTYSVEVNGLGQSDLIDVLGTATLNGGSVVVSSSDGTFRFQQPYTILTAEESVVGTFTNASSLAFINPTLSYDPNNVYLTIYAALINAAETNNQMGVAINLDGIINPNASQSLLISTLANLPLEEAQEALDSLSGFQYTNDVFVTEISTSRFLRRLYDPLRSLVARQDRCTPCELPCDEWTRWLEIGYGFTNLNGKTAHKLNFDSFLMTGGIQKTFCFDFTLGLAGSYEYDNITYRDGRANRNSAFASFYGLYRPKVFYGLFDIVYGHASNRFNRTIEVGNLQYKANSKPNFNIFTFYGEAGFDLESNCVLIQPFLGLQIGKNWRGRINENYADGWGLTLNKLNWSTTSSRLGLHLSTYESYEAIDASFDIAWNQRFSSSKNSTEGRFKEFGNDFNIYGNQKDNYSFDWALNLKKCFCDGLEGYFEVDGEWWKNATTFNVLLGIEYSW, encoded by the coding sequence ATGATCAAACGTTCGTTTTTTCTCCATTGCATTCTTCCTTGCCTAATCGCATATTCAAGCACGGCACATTCCGAACCGATTACTTGGGTGGCCGAAAACCCAAATAATGACATGAATGATTCCGGAAACTGGAATCCTGATACGATTCCTGATAGTGACGATAATGCAATCTTCAATAGCACCCTTCCCGGTATCGATACTAACCCCACCGAAAGCTCGGCACCTTTTTCTGTCTCTACTTTCAACTTTCCCTTCAACGCTTCGATCTTTCATTTTAATTTTAACAACCAAACACTGACTTTTAATGGGATTGGCATTACAGGGCTCAATACGAATCCCACCATTACTGTGACTAACACTAACAACAGTTCCTTTCTTGGAGATCTCATTTCTTTTCAAGGAGCAACGGGGACTTCCGGTAGTTCCATTATCACAAGTTCAAATAGCGGCACATTAGCAGGAAACCAATCTGGTGTATCAATTGGGGCAATCAATTCCAATCTCCATTCTAACGGAGCATTTATCATTGATAACGGCGGAAATATCACAGCAAGCAATACGGGCAATGATAGCACGATTGGTACCGGCAATAATGGAATAGCCAATACCGGTGCCAGCCAATTAAAGTTTGATCAATCATTTATAGCCGGAGATGATGTCACTGTTTCAATCTCAAATAGTGGAACATTTAGCGGAACCAACTCTGTCCAAGGTGATGCCATTTCGATTGTCAATGGCAGTCAATTTATATCTTCAGAGGAATTCCAAGTTGGAGACAATTTTAACTGTGAAGTACAAAATACAGGGAATGATAGCTCCCTTGGCGTAGGTCTTAGTAACATAGCACAAATCAACGCTGCCCAAATGAACTTACAAACGACTGGAACTGTGGGTGACAATTGCACAATAAGTGTTTCTAATACGGGTATTAATTCTTCACAAACAACCAGTTTCCCAGATTTTGTTGGATATCTCAACGACCAACAATTTTTTGTAGGAAGTACTTTCCAAGCAGGGGACAATTTCAGCTTAACAACAAGCAACACCGGTACCGATACTAGCAATGGATATGGCGCTCACCAGGTTGCAGTGATCAACTCCAACTCAGGAACGACAGGTAATCAGATCCTTTTTCAAGAAGGATGTGCACTGGGAGAGCATGCTACCATTAGCGCTATTAACAATGGGGTCTATAGTGGTACCAATACAAACGGTGGTTCTAATGTCGCAGGTATGAACCTTCAACAGATTGTCATAGGTGATAGTACAGCGCCTGGTTCGTATGCGTTTGTTTCTGGTGATAATTTCAGCATAAGCGCTTCTAACAGTGGGATTGATAGCAGCAACGGTGCTGGAGGAAATGCTATAGGAACCGTTTCTTCTGATCAGATTACTTTCTTTACTCCCGTCGCTTTGAGTAACCAAGCAATTATCAATATCGCTAATGGTGGGAACTTCAGTGGCAATGCGACTAACACGTATGTGAATACCGGTTCCGTAGGCGGTAGCCAACTAAATTGCGTAAGCAGCTTCTCAGCTCAAGATAATTTTACGATTAATGTCAGTAATTCAGGGACAAATACAGGCACTGGCATAGGTAACTATTTTATTGGAGACCTCATCGGAGGCCAACAAGTAAAATTTCAAGATAACCTTACGATTGGAAACAATGCATCTATTACAATTTCAAATAGCGGATCCAACTCCTCCAATACAGTTGCCAACAATCAAGTAGGGAGCTTAATGGGTTATGGCAAACAATTGTTAGCTCAGGGTCAGTTTCAAATCGGTGACGATTTTCTTTTAGAAATTACAAACTCAGGATTTGATGATAGCAACGGAGCAGGTGGAAATTTTGTAGGTTTTATGAATAATAATACCGTAGATAATTCCGCTTCTCAATTTCATCTTACTAATGGCGGTACCTTTGGAGACCGCGCATCGATCACTTTATCGAATACAGGAACTTACCAAGGAAGCAATGCGGCATCAGGTAACCTTGTAGGTGTTCTTTCAGGTCAACAATTGTATTCAGTGAGTGACTTTCACGCTGGGAATGACTTTGTGTTAAGCGTGTCTAATTCAGGTATTGATAATACATCTGGCCAAGACAACAACAGCGTAGGAACAATCGGTGGCTCCCAATTGGAATTTGACGGGGCTTGCGTCCTTGGCAATAACGCATCAATTGTTCTTTCAAATAGCGGGACAAACCATGATACAACGGGGAACTTTAACAATATCGCGGTTGTCAACGGCACCCAAATGTTAGCAGACGGGAATTTTACTGCGGGAATAAACCTTAACATTAGTGCAAGTAATACAAGTGTAAACGAAGGAAGCTCCAACAATTTTGTGGGATATCTTACTGGTTCTCAACTAACCTTTGCTCAAAACTGCACACTCAATGATGGATCAATTATCAGCGCATTCAATTCCGGAACAGTGGGGACTTCGCAGATTGAATTCGGCCAAGGATTCAATTTGGTTAGCGGCCAAGCGACCATCCAAGCCGTCAATCAAGGCACTCTAGGTGCATTTGGAATTGATGTTCAAGGAAGTAATGCAGGAGGTAACGCCAAGATTGTTTTGGACAATAGTTCACTTAATATTGGAACAATACTTTCTACCTTTACCATTGCCGGACTCACCGGCAATAGTACTTCCCAAGTCCAGTCTCAACCAGAGTTGATTATTAATACCGATTCTTCGACGCAAACTGAATTTTCTGGAGTCATCCAAAACTACCCTGCGACCAGCTCGACATTGATGAAAACCGGGGCTGGAATACAAAAACTTTCGGGTGTCAATACCTATACTGGACTGACAAGAATTGAAGAAGGTATTTTGGTTGTGAATGGATCGCTTGCGGGAGATCTGCAGACAAGCTCTCTTGGAACATTAAAAGGTAACGGAACTATCGCTGGTACAATGACGAACTCTGGATTTGTATCTCCGGGAGAGAGCATCGGCACGTTGACGCTAGGTTCTTTTATCAATAACAATGGAACTTATAGTGTTGAAGTTAACGGACTTGGGCAAAGCGACCTCATTGATGTTTTAGGAACCGCAACGCTTAATGGAGGTTCTGTCGTCGTCAGTTCTTCAGATGGCACATTTAGATTCCAACAACCTTATACCATTTTGACAGCAGAAGAGAGTGTCGTAGGAACCTTTACTAATGCATCTTCATTAGCCTTCATCAATCCTACGCTGTCATATGATCCTAACAATGTTTACCTAACAATTTATGCAGCGCTTATTAATGCAGCCGAAACAAACAATCAGATGGGTGTCGCAATAAATCTTGATGGCATTATCAACCCGAATGCATCACAATCTCTTCTAATCAGCACACTCGCCAATTTGCCATTAGAAGAAGCGCAGGAAGCTCTGGATAGTCTGTCAGGTTTCCAATATACCAACGATGTTTTTGTGACAGAGATCTCAACAAGCAGATTTCTTAGACGTTTATATGATCCATTAAGATCATTAGTGGCAAGGCAAGATCGTTGTACCCCATGTGAACTTCCTTGCGATGAGTGGACCCGATGGTTAGAAATAGGTTATGGATTCACCAATCTAAACGGCAAAACTGCCCATAAATTAAATTTTGATAGCTTTCTAATGACTGGCGGTATCCAAAAAACATTCTGTTTCGATTTCACATTGGGACTAGCAGGTTCATATGAGTATGACAATATAACGTATCGTGATGGTAGAGCGAATCGCAATTCAGCATTTGCAAGCTTTTATGGCCTTTATAGACCAAAAGTATTTTATGGACTGTTTGACATCGTTTACGGACATGCCTCTAATCGCTTTAATCGCACAATCGAAGTAGGAAATTTGCAATATAAGGCAAACAGTAAACCCAATTTCAATATTTTTACTTTTTATGGCGAAGCAGGATTTGATTTGGAAAGTAATTGTGTCCTTATTCAACCCTTCCTAGGCCTCCAAATTGGAAAAAATTGGCGCGGACGCATAAACGAAAATTATGCGGACGGATGGGGTTTGACCCTCAATAAGCTCAACTGGTCAACCACTAGTTCTCGTCTTGGACTACATCTTTCCACTTATGAATCATATGAAGCCATTGATGCCTCCTTTGATATTGCCTGGAATCAGCGATTTTCAAGCAGTAAAAATTCGACTGAGGGTCGATTTAAAGAATTTGGCAATGATTTTAACATTTACGGCAATCAAAAGGACAATTACAGCTTTGACTGGGCTCTCAACTTAAAAAAATGTTTTTGTGATGGCTTAGAAGGATATTTTGAAGTAGACGGTGAATGGTGGAAAAATGCCACTACCTTTAATGTTCTTCTTGGGATCGAATATTCTTGGTAA